A section of the Archocentrus centrarchus isolate MPI-CPG fArcCen1 chromosome 20, fArcCen1, whole genome shotgun sequence genome encodes:
- the LOC115799434 gene encoding uncharacterized protein LOC115799434 — protein MWSICGALLCALVAASSVTPVYALEFCQSIDPKCHNPDDTAAKSQSHTVQSKWTLNASSLIHDLDQFRVSCKKLTEALPVDKVDGNFVRTVKNCIFSKSIPTPLKGPLRLAAVSKDAIEGILDLDMSVTQSDDFLHYVSGARLLPGSVPLAHRYGGHQFGYWAGQLGDGRAHFLGQYSNRKGEVWELQLKGSGKTPYSRSGDGRAVIRSSVREFLCSEAMHFLGVPTSRAASLIVSEEPVLRDQFYNGNVKTERGAVVLRLARSWFRIGSLEVLSQSGEIDLLRILLNFVIGEHFPFITPHDPEKYLVFFSTVVNETAHLIAQWASVGFAHGVCNTDNFSLLSITIDYGPFGFMESYNPNFVPNTSDDEGRYSIGAQANVGLFNLEKLLVALSPVLTETQQKQARIILKGYGNIYQMRIHQIFKAKLGLLGDDEDDNYLITVLLRMMEDTESDFTMTFRELSEISAKRFLNRNFTQMWALDDLSRHERFSDWLSNYLLRLSRQQDDSDLDRQHRMKNVNPRYVLRNWIAESAIRKAEKNDFSEVELLHHVLSSPFVTQETAEEAGYAARPPQWARRLKVSCSS, from the exons ATGTGGAGCATCTGTGGAGCACTGCTCTGTGCTCTAGTGGCAGCATCAAGCGTCACACCTGTGTATGCCCTGGAGTTCTGCCAAAGTATTGATCCTAAGTGTCACAATCCTGACGACACAGCAGCAAAGAGCCAATCACACACTGTCCAGTCCAAGTGGACTTTAAATGCTTCAAGCCTCATACACGATCTGGACCAGTTCAGAGTCTCCTGTAAGAAGCTAACAG AGGCACTCCCAGTTGACAAGGTTGATGGCAACTTTGTTCGCACTGTGAAGAACTGCATATTTTCCAAGTCCATCCCAACCCCGCTGAAAGGTCCTTTAAGGTTGGCAGCAGTCTCTAAG GATGCCATTGAGGGGATCTTAGATTTAGATATGTCTGTGACTCAGTCAGATGACTTCCTGCATTATGTGAGTGGTGCCAGGCTACTGCCGGGGTCTGTGCCACTTGCTCACAGATATGGAGGCCATCAG TTTGGATACTGggcaggccagctgggtgacggtcgAGCACATTTCCTCGGTCAGTATTCAAACAG AAAAGGAGAAGTTTGGGAACTGCAGCTTAAAGGATCTGGAAAAACACCATATTCAAG GTCAGGCGATGGCCGTGCTGTAATCCGGTCTTCTGTCAGGGAGTTCCTGTGCAGTGAAGCAATGCATTTCCTGGGTGTTCCCACCAGCAGAGCTGCCAG TCTAATTGTTAGTGAGGAGCCGGTGTTGAGAGATCAGTTCTACAATGGAAATGTGAAAACAGAGAGAG gaGCCGTAGTTCTGCGACTGGCCAGGTCGTGGTTTCGGATTGGATCATTAGAAGTTTTATCTCAAAGTGGAGAAATAGATCTCCTGAG AATTTTGCTGAACTTTGTGATAGGTGAACATTTTCCTTTTATAACTCCACATGACCCAGAAAAATATTTA gtgtttttttccacagttgtAAATGAAACAGCACATCTGATTGCACAGTGGGCGTCGGTTGGCTTTGCCCACG GTGTGTGCAACACAGACAACTTCAGTCTTCTTTCTATCACCATCGACTACGGACCGTTTGGCTTTATGGAGTCTTATAACCCCA atttTGTCCCCAACACGTCTGATGATGAAGGCAGATACAGCATTGGAGCTCAGGCAAATGTTGGCCTCTTCAATCTAGAGAAACTCTTGGTGGCTCTGAGTCCCGTGCTCACAGAGACACAACAGAAACA GGCAAGAATTATTCTAAAAGGATATGGTAATATTTACCAAATGAG GATTCACCAGATATTTAAAGCAAAACTGGGACTTCTTGGTGACGATGAGGACGATAACTACCTCATTACCGTCCTGCTCAGA atgatggaggacacagagtCTGACTTTACCATGACCTTCAGGGAGCTCAGCGAAATATCAGCTAAGCGGTTTCTTAACAGGAACTTCACACAG ATGTGGGCTCTTGATGACCTGTCACGGCATGAGCGCTTTTCTGATTGGCTTAGCAACTATCTGCTCCGGCTCAGTAG ACAGCAGGACGATAGCGATTTGGATCGTCAACACAGGATGAAAA atgttaaTCCAAGATATGTGCTGAGGAACTGGATAGCAGAGTCTGCCATAAGGAAAGCTGAGAAGAATGATTTTTCTGAG GTGGAGCTGCTGCACCACGTCCTGTCCTCACCCTTTGTTACACAAGAGACTGCAGAGGAGGCGGGCTATGCAGCAAGACCTCCACAGTGGGCAAGAAGGTTAAAGGTCAGCTGTTCCTCATGA
- the pdss1 gene encoding all trans-polyprenyl-diphosphate synthase PDSS1 — protein sequence MRVGNVMAGPWWRQYRRLSASCTATSIFESFWHLKGRPLSSSASSLGRASWSPRPETRPPTAAQVNLKTVNVKSSLIRQQSWLLLPTLQTCCCRKTHSDAKPKDPFTLAQRDLTSLYDDIKKELFVSKVELKSLCEYYFDGKGKAIRPMIVVLMARALNIHSDRAGDLLPGQRAIAMISEMIHTASLVHDDVIDGSDKRRGKRTINEVWGEKKAILAGDFILSAASMALARIGDITVVKVLAQVIEDLVRGEFMQLGSKENENERFKHYLEKTFKKTASLIANSCKAVSILVNSDPEVHEIAYQYGKNVGIAFQLVDDVLDFTSGASQLGKPAAADLKLGLATGPVLFACQQFPELHAMIMRRFSAKGDVDRAWQYVLQSNGVQQTNYLAQRYCQEAIRQISRLRPSPERDALIRLTEMVLTRDK from the exons ATGAGGGTGGGGAATGTCATGGCGGGACCGTGGTGGAGGCAGTACCGGAGATTGTCTGCTAGCTGCACGGCCACCAGTATATTTGAAAGCTTTTGGCACTTGAAAGGCAGGCCTTTATCTTCTTCCGCATCCTCACTGGGCCGGGCGTCCTGGAGCCCCAGGCCGGAAACCAGG CCACCAACAGCTGCACAGGTAAACTTGAAAACTGTAAACGTTAAGTCTTCTCTAATTAG ACAGCAGTCGTGGTTGCTGCTTCCCACACTACAGACTTGCTGTTGCAGAAAGACACACAGCGACGCAAAGCCGAAGGACCCCTTCACGTTAGCCCAAAGAGACCTTACGAGTTTGTATGATGACATCAAAAAG GAACTATTTGTATCCAAAGTTGAGCTGAAGTCTCTGTGTGAGTACTACTTCGATGGCAAGGGCAAGGCGATCCGACCAATGATCGTAGTTTTGATGGCTCGCGCCCTTAACATCCACAGCGACAGAGCCGG AGATTTGCTCCCAGGGCAGCGGGCCATCGCCATGATCTCTGAAATGATTCACACTGCCAGCCTGGTGCATGATGACGTCATAGATGGATCAGATAAGCGAAGAGGAAAGAGAACGATTAATGAAGTGTGGGGTGAAAAAAAG GCTATCTTAGCTGGAGATTTCATCCTCTCAGCTGCCTCGATGGCCTTGGCTCGTATCGGTGACATTACAGTGGTGAAAGTTTTAGCCCAGGTCATAGAGGACCTGGTACGAG GTGAATTCATGCAATTGGGTTCCAAAGAGAACGAGAACGAGCGATTCAAACACTACCTCGAGAAGACCTTCAAGAAGACAGCGAGTCTTATTGCAAACAGTTGTAAAGCA GTTTCCATTCTGGTAAACTCCGATCCTGAAGTTCATGAAATAGCGTACCAGTATGGGAAGAATGTTGGCATTGCATTTCAG TTAGTGGATGATGTTTTGGACTTCACATCGGGAGCCAGTCAGTTGGGGAAGCCCGCAGCAGCCGATCTGAAACTGGGTTTGGCTACTGGTCCGGTCCTGTTTGCTTGCCAGCAG TTTCCTGAGCTTCATGCAATGATCATGAGACGTTTTAGCGCTAAAGGAGACGTAGATCGAGCCTGGCAGTATGTCCTTCAG AGCAATGGTGTGCAACAGACAAACTACCTGGCCCAGCGCTACTGTCAAGAAGCAATCAGACAGATCAGTAGGCTCAGGCCATCCCCAGAGAGAGATGCCCTCATCAGGCTCACAGAGATGGTACTCACCAGGGACAAATGA